The Paenibacillus sp. FSL R7-0345 DNA segment TCCGCTTACATCGCCCAAAAGCCGGTGATTTTCTTCAGAGACAAAAGCCCCATACAAAGGAAGTGCGGTTGCTCCTAGAACCTCATTTCCTTTTGTATCCCAAAACAAGCTGTTCGTCTTATGTATAACGTCCTTATCCATGTCAACCGTAACCGCAACACCAGCCTCGCCAGCGCCTATTACATTTGTCCGGGAACCCTTATTTTTGTCCATGCAAATAGCCTCCATAAAAAATAGCAATATATATGTCAGTTTAAAGGGTAATGAACTATAATGCTGTGATAAATAGGATTGGAGAGATCGAACATGGCGTTACACACCTACACCAAGAAACGCTCAATCCAAAGCTTTATTTTTGAAAAACGGTTTGAGGGGATGCAGGTATTCACCTTAAATGACCGGAGCTCTTCCGCCCAAAAGGTTATTCTTTATATTCATGGCGGCGACTGGACGAAACAGCCTTTACCGTTTCACTGGAAGTTCATGGACAAACTGGCGCATCTGATTAAAGCGGAGGATCTGCCACAGCCTAAAGATATTATTTTATTGTCTGCTGCTGTTGATTTGGCTTTGAATAATCCGGAGATACCAGAATATGAAAAAAAGGACCCCATGCTGTCATCCGGGGGAATTGGAGTCATCATAAACCGCTGGGCGGAGGATAAACAGCTGACTGATCCGCTTATCAGTCCGATCCACAGCGATTTTAAAGGGCTTGGAAGGATATCGCATTTTGTCGGGACACATGAAGGGGTGTATCCTGACGCGATGAAGCTTGATGAACGGCTGACCGCACAAGGGGTTGAGATTGACACGTTTGTGTATCCCAAGATTATGCGGGTTTTAATGGCAACTTCAGTTGAAAGGTAAATAATTCATTCTCATGGTTAAGTGTAAGTGAACCTCCATGCAGTTCGGCAATGTTCCTGGCGATGGAAAGGCCAAGTCCGGCCCCGGTCTGGATGCCTTCGCTGCTTCGGGAGTGATCGACCTTGTAAAAGCGTTCAAATAATTTATTTTGTTGCTCCTTGCTTAGAGGTATTCCGTGGTTCTCAACCTCAATTGTAACCTGCTTATGATCAGTTAGCATCCGGACGAAGATGGCTCCCGGTTTAAAGGAGTATTTTAGAGCGTTCATTAGCAGGTTATCTATTGCTCTGGCAATTTTGTCACTGTCCGCAATGGTATACACCGGGAAGCTGCCAATTTCATTGATGATATGAAGCTGATTTTCATAAGCAATCGGTTCAAATTCAAACAGCAATTGCTTCAAAAGCTGGTAGAGGTCAATCTGGTATGCATTTAGATGGGTATCCGCCGAGCTAAGCCTGGTATATTCAAAAAGGTCCTCAAGGAGTTTTTTGAGGTGCGCAGCTTTATTGTAGGTGTTTTGCACAAAACGGTCGTATTCTTCCTGATCTTGAAAGGA contains these protein-coding regions:
- a CDS encoding HAMP domain-containing sensor histidine kinase, translating into MLLSLILAVTMNNVLIYFVFQVGTGMDWLKKAFPYFITPFFIIVFIFTFLMSTRRIVKDLMTLERGLQIITEGDLSYRVPVERQDELGRVAFNINQMTERLEQQIAKEREAEQSKMELITGISHDLRTPLTSIIGYIELLRSNSFQDQEEYDRFVQNTYNKAAHLKKLLEDLFEYTRLSSADTHLNAYQIDLYQLLKQLLFEFEPIAYENQLHIINEIGSFPVYTIADSDKIARAIDNLLMNALKYSFKPGAIFVRMLTDHKQVTIEVENHGIPLSKEQQNKLFERFYKVDHSRSSEGIQTGAGLGLSIARNIAELHGGSLTLNHENELFTFQLKLPLKPA